Sequence from the Drosophila innubila isolate TH190305 chromosome 3L unlocalized genomic scaffold, UK_Dinn_1.0 0_D_3L, whole genome shotgun sequence genome:
ttaaaaatgcatagaATAATAAATTGGCTACAAGAAACTACGCTATGCGTGAGTGATCTGTTATAATTGGCACTAATACATAAGTAAATATCCTAATATCGTTATGCGGTCGATTATCGCCTAGTTTAGGTGACCGTAATTGCATTCTCCACTGTGCGTATCTGGGATTGCAGCTCCAGAATGTGCTGCTCAAACTTGTTGATGTCTCCCGTGATCTGTTGCAGACTTGTCAGCACATTCTTCATCTTTTCCCCGTCGATTTGCACCTCCAGCTCGCGAATCTCCTTGCTGACGTTGCCGGTGTTGGTAACGCACTCGACCAGCTCACTGCAATGCGCATGCAACTGGGCCAACAGCTTGTAGGCCTTCTTCGCATGCAGATCATGCTTGGCGCTCTGGAAGAGCAGATCATCCGTATAGTTGAATTGCCTTTCCAGCTGTGCTGCAACCACGTTGAGTTGCTTCTGCAGCTGACGAGTATCTTCCAGCACCTTGTAGATATCATCTCGCTGTTTCCGGATGTTGCCAATAAATTCGTGGATGCGACGCGTGTATTCCTTGCGTGGCGCCAGTTGCGTCTGCGTTGCACTGCGCACAGTGAGCTCATTGTGCAGCTGGGTCTTGGCCAGCAGCTCCTGTTCCAGTTGCTCAATGCCTGTGCGCACGCTCTGCACCTGCTGCGCTTCCTTGGCCGTCTTGAGTTGCTCCAGAGTGCTTAACAACGGACTGCGGTAATCCTGCCACTGCTGCGTCAGCGTTTGACGCTTAGCTTCGGTTGCACGCAGCAGCGCCTCTAGTTTGGCAACGTTCTCTTCGGGATCAGCCAGCACTAGGCAACTCCGCTCGTGCAGCTTGATTATTGCTTGTATGCTCTCCAACTCGTCGGCTGCAGCAGCTTCCCGTGTCCTCAACGTGTCCAGGCTGACATTAAGCGTCTTTCGCTGTGTCATCAACTTTTCTGATTCTGCGCGCAGCTGCTGCACTTGATCTTCCAGTTGCTGCACTGGCGTCGCCGGCTCCTTCTCCGTGCTCTCCGGCAGCCTATCGACTACCTGCGGTAAGGGACTAGGCGGCACATCCTCTGGCTCTTCTCGTGCACTTATGCCAGTCACTGCCGTCGGCACCAAATCACTCCAACGCTCCAAATCGTTTTTGTGCAACACTGAGGCAATGAGATCATATGAGCTGGAATCCACCTGCTGGAATATATTGGGCGCCAGCTGCTCAAAATACTGTTGCACCTCTTTGCTGCGTTCGGCCAAGTTGGCGACTGGAATATTCAGATTGAGATGAGGCTTAAATTCGATGCTCTGACTACTGCAGCCCTGTTTCTGTCGGTTGGCAACGGCGCGACAGAATTGGGGCACCCAAGGTGCCTTTAGTTGCTCGCTGAGCTTCTTGCGCACCTCCCGCTGCAGTTGCTCCCTGTCGCTGAGTGCTGAGTGTGCCTTGCCAGAACTATCAACATTCTGTCGCTCACGCGGAAGACGCTCAATGAGAAACATGAGCAGGCGTCGCAGCTCCACAGCGTTGGGATAGAGGAATATCTGGTAGCCAATATCACCACGGTAACCGGTCTCCTTGCACCGTTCGGCCAACACGGTGGCCACACTGAAACGCTGCGCCATCGCTCCTCCGGGCAAGGAGCGAGGCAGATCTGTCATTGTTGTCGGATTGATTTCCAACAAACAACTGGACACAGCTCGCACCACCTGTTCCGGCGTAAAGCTGGCCAATTGATCCGTCGACTCAATGCTGGCATCGATTTGTTGCAGCTGGTGCAAGATGATTTTATCCACTTCGTccattattttgatttatttcattttattttggcatTGTAATAAAATTGGTCTCTTGTTTGCGATTGCTCGATaacatgcaaatatttatcgGTGCGGTTGCAACTCTACGATTTGACATTCCCAACGAACGTTAACAAAACGGCGCgaaacaattgaatttaaattcaaattcaactacagcaagcagcagcaatattAAGCGAAAGTATTTGTCTAATTTTAGCcacattatttacaaatatctatacacacacatactaagAACTTGTTCAACTGATTTATCTGTTGATATATTTGTTATCAGAGCTATTACAGTTGCCACACGGATAAGCAAAATAGATGAGTTTATGTCTGGCCACAAAGTATTTACGACGTAATCATACATATGTTAGAGCACATAAAGAATAGATACACTATGGAGACTGGACTGGACCAATACAGACTTGGCCCCCTGGACAGACACAATGGCCAGTTGGCGAGTTGTCGAATTGCTCAATCCTGACCACCATTGCTGGCCTTTTTGATAATGATATTTAACGCCAAATTACCATCCTCCGAGAAGAGCTCCACTGTTGATTTGTTTAATACCAAAAAATCGGCATTAGTATAAGTAACGAAACTTTCGCGTATGGATCGTGGTTTTGACTTCCATTTAAGGGTGCGATTGTTGGCTTCCAATGAAATGAGATAGTCAAAATCGGCAGCATCTCGCATAGTGCCGATCATGCGACAGGCGGCAAAATACTGTTGACAGCCCTCGCCAAGTTGCACCTTCTCCAAGGAGAGCAGAAAATGACGGCCATGACAGGACTGTATCATGGTCCAGTCCAGTGCGCCCACTTGATTCACATTGGTGGCCAAAAAGATAATATCGGTGCCCTCCATGGTAATGACATTCTGATGAGTGcttacaaaatgtttatacaCATCTTTCAATGCTCCCTGCCACACACATTTCTCATCCGGATAGGGACAAAAGTATGGTCGAAATTCGCAATCCTCCTCATGGGCCTTCTTATCCGAATAGGATAGACGAACACGACAGCCATAGCAGGCATGTTTACAgggaaatattaatttggaGCCGACCTTCTCCATGGCCAAATTGCGTATATTACTCATTGGAACACGACAAACGGGACATACGTTCAACTTGTTGCGGCACTGCGAACAGATCAGATGCCCTCGCGAGCATTGCATAATTGGTGGCATCATATAGCCAAAGCATACTGGACACTCGAGCAGGGAAACCAGAAATTCTCTAGTTGCCGTCTCACTGGGTTTATCACAGTCACTGCTGTTACAACTATTGCTGCTActactgctactgctgctgctactcTCCATCTGGTCCAGCGTCGCGTCCTGCTCCTGGCTGCTGTTGTCCTTGGGCAGCGCTACAGTCGCTGCCTGTGGTGCATCAGGGGAAGGGCGCTGACGACGTGGTTGCATTTCTcgtgttcttgttgttgcagatgttgttgttggattgCGTGGGTATCTCAAAAATATCCACAGTCTAAAACTGGCAGCACTTGAAAATTTTGGGTTACGGCACGATTAGAGCATGCGAAATGCCAATCTACCGAGAGAGGagtctataaaaaataaaatcgaaagtTTCAGTGTTAATTTTTCGTACGCTTGGCAATTTAGTTctgttaaaaaattgtttaaggtTTCAAGATAACTAAAATTTGTTCGTCTGGTTGGCTGCAACAATTCCATGGAAATGGCCAGGCCTGCTGTAATCtaaattattaactatattgttattattatttatataacaaGTAACGAAATAACGCTCAACGTAAATACCTCtggaaaatgaaatacataaaataaatatatttcaatatatccTAATTTCATAAAAGCTTTTTCATTTTGGCAACTTATTTCAAAGTTTCGTAGACTTATTTCTGGTTTCATTTCAGTGGCTCATTAATAagacttttcaattttactAATCAcgtttatttttcattttctgtagTAGTtgtcattgtgtgtgtgtgtgtgtttgttgttaaaaCTAAACATACTGcagtttatttaagaaaaataactgCCTAAGTTACAATttccaattgcaatttgttgacATTGAAACTTAGGaagaaaacatataaaatcaACTGTTTGGGAGATCGGTctaaactatttatatttaaacattagATTGCTTTTTgcttgtgtgttgttgttggggacAAAATCTTAGTACAaagagtgtttgtgtgtgtgagtttgtttgtttgtttgttggtgTCTTTTTGGGAGGATGTTTCATCGTCGTAATTTGGAGTtgcgtttaaaaaaaaaatgttacgtTTCGTTTGGCATGAACAGAAAAATTGTCGCAAATTGTCGCTTACAACTCTCGAGTTATTAcataattatcattatatcaataatgtttaatttttgtatttattttattcttgttatttgttgattttttgttaaaagtgATGTTTACTTTTAtagcatttacattttatttcgtataaaataatttacattaacTAAACTAGCTGCTCAGTATATAGATGTATATATGGATGTATCGTTTGTTGTGGTGTAGTGTGgttgcttgtgtgtgtttgttgtgtgtagATGGTGGATAGTGGGCAGCTCCGCTCCAAGTGTTTTGCCCACGTAGATCGGCTTACaaactaaattaaactaaaacccacaataaaaaaaaactctctaGAATAAATCTGTATGTTTTTCTTACTTCCACATTTCCTTTgcttgtgtttttcttttaattaaatgaaatccCTAAAGCTACTAATAATTATCGCCAGACGGCAAGTGACTGACaatcagacagacagaccaaCCGATCTACATACATACTCTATGTACATTCATTCACTCCACATTTCAAAGTCTTAGCGTTTTGATGATGATGCGAcattaagtatatatgtattatcgTGTATCGAAAATCGTATCGTTTTAAAAACGATGCACATTTATTTGTagaagccaaagccaaagccacaACATGGCCTGGCCCGTTTAGACCAGAGATATGGTAACATTGATGCCCAGATTTCCATTGTCGGCAAACAGTTGCGCAATCGATGTGTCGAACACCAGACAATCCGAATTGTGTATGGCAGAGGCAACACCCTCGTGTATGGAACGTGGCATTGCCTCCCAGGTAAGACGGCGTCGATTGCCATTTAATTCAAGGCGATACACGAAATTCTCAGCCTCTTTGCGTGATCCAATTAATTGAACTATGGCAAAGAACTGTTGATGTCCGTCATATTTCTCTTGTTTCTCCAGTACGAGCATAAAATGATGGCCAAAACAGGACTGCATCATTACCCAATCGACGGCGCCGGGCAGATTAATGTCGGTGGCCAGAAATACAATATCTTCGCCCTGCAGCGTTGTGATACTCTTGTGTGACATCATCAGATGCTGCATGACTAGATCGAGCGGTCCCTGCCATTTGCATGAGGCACCCGGACAGGGACAAAGGTACGGCCGGCATTCGCAGGTCTCCTCGTGCTCGGTCTTCTCTGTGTAAACCAGTGAGGCAGTGCAGCCGTAGCCCGAATGTTTGCACGGAAACTTCACGTTTGAGGCGACCTTCTCCATGGCCAAATTGCGTATGTTGGCCAATGGGCCACGGCATGTGGGGCAGCATGTGAGCTTCGATCTGCATGACACGCACACCAAATGCCCGCTGGAGCATTGCAAGATCGGTGGTAGCACATAATCAAAGCATACGGGGCATTCGAAAAGGGATGTCAAATCGGCGGACATGCCCGCATCACCGCCACCGGCGGACGACAGTGAAGAGCTGGACGAGGACGATGTGTTCGCCGAGGATGTGTTGCCAGCACTGGAGCCGGTCGAGCTGCTCGTATTGGTGGCCACTACTGCCGtcgctgctgctactgctgctgctgctgtcggtTCACGGCGTTTcggatttattttattggacATTGGACTTGCTGATTGCTGTTCTTTCTTCTATATGTATTGCCTGCTCCTCCAGCAATTCTATGACGTCCAAGCCAAACTAGTCTCACTGTGTTCGTCTGTGTCACTgcaatagaaaaacaaattcgTCACctttaagtaaacaaaataaagcttcaaataatatatatttatataaactggaaatgtgtataaaaattttgataaatatgataaatattgTATGAATTACTAGagaaacattattttataaaaaaggaTATGACGATCGGGATATTTAATCAATCTGTATTTAATTGGAGTCATATTGAGTGACAATCAATCAATAaccaataattataattatttggtGTACCGAAAGTTCAATTAATTCCAAACGTCCTTCGATTTGCTCGACAATTGTCGTTGACATTTCCAACACAAATTGTCAAAATATCCAATTGcattcaacaataataataataaatattaacacgTCCGTTGCGTATAGATTTTTAgcttctttgttgttgttgctgagtcATTTTGAAGGCCCGCAACTTCTTATACTGTGTACTGTGTGTGATATGAGACGAGTTTGGGGCGCGTTTACCTTACACGCGTGTAAACCACGCAAATACTTAAATGTCACTCTTATCAGAGTGTTGAAAAATGCGCTCATTAGGCTCGGTACCCGATTCCCACACATAAACGGACGTTCGCACAGTGATTCAATCTCAaccaaatttgtcaaattacAATAAACAATACACTATTGTTATCTTATGATATTCTCATCTCACAGAATATAGCAGAGGTTATCttagtataataaatatacatttattattttgagaggttatttagttattaatatgaaatttatattttttaaaatattttcttttattttattgttcgtTTTACATGGAGTCTGTGTgagctttaaaatatactGATTCAAAAGAAGTGTAGCTATTCTCGGATATGTTTTATAATGGTCTTATAACCCTTATAATTATATGCAGGcatgttccggttttcacttttaattgtaTAGTTTAAAATTACGCCGACTATATACAAATTCTGGTTTTCactttttcagttttaaatttgccAACTCAAAAGTGAATCCAATCCTCAaaattttttcgaaattaaataagagcaggtttgagaaattaattttcgaaaaatctTGCCAAAAGTGAAAACTGAAACAGGCctgataaatttattatctttcaaaaattcttattaaattagtgataatatattttgctCAACTTGAATaaggaagaaaaatataattcacaaattaattgttaaaatgtGAAGCTCTAAAACTGAAGCACAGTTTGGTAGCTCACTGTACTTCTTAAATTAACGACTCAATTACTACACAACAGTTTCAACTATAGTCGGAATCACAGTGCAACGGTCCAAAAATTGTgggagtatgtgtgtgtgtgtgagtgtgtatggaGTATAAACAAACGCGACGCGAACTGCGTCAACAATATGGACTGCGCTGCGCTTGTGGCAGCAATGAGCaacatacataagtatgtatgtgtatgtgtatgtatgaggGTGGATAAGGGAGGGGTAGTAGTAGTGGTAGTGGTGGTGGTAGCGGCACATAATTAACATTTGGCTCTGGGGGCTGCGTACCGTAAGAAATTTCCATGCGGCAGTCAGTGGGACTCGTCGGCGGGGTAATTACTATTACTGCTGCAGCAAAGCCATGAatgtaattaagtttttttatttttccttttttttttcaatgagTTTGCAAAATCAAATAGAAAACGTACGACGGAAAGCAGAGCGATATGttagagcaacaacaacaatggcaacatcaacagcaataTTGCagatgtgtgtttgtatgtatgtaaaaataaacagctacaaaataatcataaacgTAAACTTACAAAGCTCTGTGTGATtcgtatgtgtgcgtgtgtccgtgtgtgtgtgagagtgagcGTAAGGCTTTTATCAGTCAGCCAGcatatatgtgtgtctgtgcatttatgcacatatgtgcatattgtatatactaatgtatatatatatatcctcTGCGAAATGAACTTTTTACTATGtactatgtatatatgtatgtgtatgcacataaatcaatgcaattgcaattgcaggtGGCAGCACTTCAGGTTCGCAcgcacaaaacacacacaaagagaaaattgaaaattgttttcgtcGACTTTTTATATGAACATTCACAGTTCGgtttggttcggttcggttcacCTTGCGCCAAACTCGAAATTCAGGCGTGcgctaatttcattttattttttatctaattttcttttatacgCTCGCGCACACACTCATTGAATAATATggctacatatatgtacatgtttgctgctgctgctgcgcttcggtttttgtttttgttgtttttttttcttagcgTGAATATCATCTGTTTGGTTCGGCTTCGTCGTCCATCGGTTACATTTTACATACGGGACGCAAAGCGAAGTAGACAAACGACaacgactgcgacggcgactaCGACGGAGGAGGggcagcggcagtggcagtggcttCTTGTACTGCTGCTATAGCCAGTAGCCAAAGtttgaaaaattctttatattatattgtgCGCTTTGCGAGCGCTGCCCTTTTTATTGCACAAACACTTTCCCGAAATTCAGTCTATTTAGtcattacaattaaaattgcagGCACAACTATTTTGCTATTAGCACGTCACACACGCGTATTTCCTtggctatttttttatattatctttaattttgttaaaagacgttgccacctggcagaGAAAAGCTGCCATTTATTTAAACGTTGCCAGACCTTGAATTCTGATTTAGATcttttctcatatttttttattttttcaagaCTGGTcgttttggcaattttttaacttttaaagcaaaaatttgctaaagaatttttgtaaaactttttaatttagaaaatatagaaactaccttaaaaaataaaaactatattacCGATAGATCGAACATCTGGCAGCCTTTCTGTTCAacaaaagtgttatttttccaaaatctaTGTTTACTTGGGAACATAGCTGTTTTTTTCATGCAGGTTTGCTTAGTTCTAGAAGAATAATTGATAGCAAAACTTAGCTGaacatgtatttaaaatagccagattttcGGCTAATAGTAGTTCTaagctagctataaaatagataTGTTGGCAAAAGTGCTTGTATTGGACAGGCCTTTTAGTGTTGGACTACGTTAAcgcactaagcaaataaccttaGTGGTTTACGGTacgtttttggtatttttgcaGTATTTAACGCAGGCTAGTACAGAGCTCATTAATATTGCTCTGGCACGGTAAGCAAtactgttttgttttgttaatacAAACTTACAATTTGTAAAGctgtaagaaaaataaagaaaaagttaaatatttaatagataatttattaaactttttgatttgtaattgtaattttattcatgaGCTGCATACCTTATCCAACTGCTCAATTTACAGTGTCAACTCTACAATTTTTACTCCGCGACAACCCTATCGGGTGTAGCGAATAATTTATCTagcatagaaaaataattcaaaagtaTTTGTTCTgtgaataaacaaaacaaattaattagaacGCCATGTGCGTTTCTAGAATCGTTAAAtcttttgcataaaataaaattaagtaaaaatcaatatCCTCATCAATCATTCTTCTCGTATTTGGATCACGGACCAACCCCTATACGCGAGTCGAGCGTATAAGACCAGAAAAAGGGATATATATAATAGTTAATTCgacaaaataatcataatgtttaaaaattattggaTGTTCAGGGTGCTGGCATTTTGCGCACTAGCTGCACTATGCCTCTGTGTCGTGAATGACCCTTATAAGGAGCTTGGAATAACTAGGACAGCATCGGTGACTGAAGTGAGAAGAGCCTATAAACAATTGGCAAAAGAATGGCACCCCGATAAAAACAATCATCCGGATGCTGAGCGGaaatttgtgcaaattaaAAAGGCCTATGAACTGCTGAATGATGCTGAGCGTCGGAAGATTTACGATCGACATGGAATCACAAGTGAAGATTCGcattattttaagcaaaagcATGATTACAGCGGTTACAATCGTTTCGGCTTTGACCCAGTTGAAGAGTTTTTCGGCAAGCAATTCGGTTTTGACCAGGACATCAGTGTGTATCACAAGTTGTCGGTGACATCTAATTATTTCGAGCAAACAATTATACCAAAGAGTAAAACCAAATTGTACATCATTATGTTTTATAACGATTGGTGTTTCGGCTGTATAAGAATAGTTGGAGCATTCAAGAAACTAATCGATACTTTCGAACCACTTGGCATCCAATTTGCGACAATAAATGCGGCACACGAACCAAGTATTCTACGAAAAACTGGAGCGGATAATATTCCTCGAATGGTGCTGGTTATGGGTGGACATAGTTATG
This genomic interval carries:
- the LOC117787140 gene encoding E3 ubiquitin-protein ligase sina; this encodes MSNKINPKRREPTAAAAVAAATAVVATNTSSSTGSSAGNTSSANTSSSSSSSLSSAGGGDAGMSADLTSLFECPVCFDYVLPPILQCSSGHLVCVSCRSKLTCCPTCRGPLANIRNLAMEKVASNVKFPCKHSGYGCTASLVYTEKTEHEETCECRPYLCPCPGASCKWQGPLDLVMQHLMMSHKSITTLQGEDIVFLATDINLPGAVDWVMMQSCFGHHFMLVLEKQEKYDGHQQFFAIVQLIGSRKEAENFVYRLELNGNRRRLTWEAMPRSIHEGVASAIHNSDCLVFDTSIAQLFADNGNLGINVTISLV
- the LOC117787792 gene encoding coiled-coil domain-containing protein 22 homolog; this encodes MDEVDKIILHQLQQIDASIESTDQLASFTPEQVVRAVSSCLLEINPTTMTDLPRSLPGGAMAQRFSVATVLAERCKETGYRGDIGYQIFLYPNAVELRRLLMFLIERLPRERQNVDSSGKAHSALSDREQLQREVRKKLSEQLKAPWVPQFCRAVANRQKQGCSSQSIEFKPHLNLNIPVANLAERSKEVQQYFEQLAPNIFQQVDSSSYDLIASVLHKNDLERWSDLVPTAVTGISAREEPEDVPPSPLPQVVDRLPESTEKEPATPVQQLEDQVQQLRAESEKLMTQRKTLNVSLDTLRTREAAAADELESIQAIIKLHERSCLVLADPEENVAKLEALLRATEAKRQTLTQQWQDYRSPLLSTLEQLKTAKEAQQVQSVRTGIEQLEQELLAKTQLHNELTVRSATQTQLAPRKEYTRRIHEFIGNIRKQRDDIYKVLEDTRQLQKQLNVVAAQLERQFNYTDDLLFQSAKHDLHAKKAYKLLAQLHAHCSELVECVTNTGNVSKEIRELEVQIDGEKMKNVLTSLQQITGDINKFEQHILELQSQIRTVENAITVT
- the LOC117787793 gene encoding probable E3 ubiquitin-protein ligase sinah; this encodes MQPRRQRPSPDAPQAATVALPKDNSSQEQDATLDQMESSSSSSSSSSNSCNSSDCDKPSETATREFLVSLLECPVCFGYMMPPIMQCSRGHLICSQCRNKLNVCPVCRVPMSNIRNLAMEKVGSKLIFPCKHACYGCRVRLSYSDKKAHEEDCEFRPYFCPYPDEKCVWQGALKDVYKHFVSTHQNVITMEGTDIIFLATNVNQVGALDWTMIQSCHGRHFLLSLEKVQLGEGCQQYFAACRMIGTMRDAADFDYLISLEANNRTLKWKSKPRSIRESFVTYTNADFLVLNKSTVELFSEDGNLALNIIIKKASNGGQD